Proteins encoded in a region of the Candidatus Methylomirabilota bacterium genome:
- the chrA gene encoding chromate efflux transporter produces MDQATTTRVSIRRLAAYYLRLGAIGFGGPVALVGQMERELVQDRKWVTKDEMREGIAVCQSLPGPLAIQVGIFISYLRGGFWGAWAGGWAFILPNFVIVSVLGALYVHLGGLSWVTAIFYGVSPAVIALILHSCYRLAKLGMEDALQWAIAVVAFAVTVVLQTEVALLFVGAGIAGIIYYGSLLRGRRAPSAPILALVPLAATPPAVAAAAPATLGKLLVFFLKAGSLTFGSGLVIVPFLETGLVHTTGWLDERQFLVAVAMGMLSPGPVVITATFVGYLVAGFWGSVVATVGIFLPSFLLVLIVAPILVRHRANPNVQGFVKGAYAAAIGTILGACVLLGKIAVGDWLTAVVGLACLGVLFRWKVSNPLLIAATALIGLVAFPLLKPTWVFVK; encoded by the coding sequence ATGGACCAGGCGACGACGACGCGGGTGTCGATCCGGCGGCTCGCGGCCTACTATCTGCGCCTCGGCGCGATCGGCTTCGGCGGTCCCGTCGCGCTCGTCGGCCAGATGGAGCGCGAGCTGGTCCAGGACCGGAAGTGGGTGACGAAGGACGAGATGCGCGAGGGGATCGCCGTGTGCCAGTCGCTGCCCGGGCCCCTCGCGATCCAAGTGGGCATCTTCATCTCGTACCTCCGCGGCGGCTTCTGGGGCGCGTGGGCCGGCGGCTGGGCGTTCATCCTGCCGAACTTCGTCATCGTGAGCGTGCTCGGCGCGCTCTACGTCCACCTCGGCGGGCTCTCGTGGGTCACCGCGATCTTTTACGGCGTGAGCCCGGCGGTCATCGCCCTCATCCTCCACTCGTGCTACCGGCTGGCGAAGCTCGGCATGGAGGACGCGCTCCAGTGGGCCATCGCGGTCGTGGCCTTCGCGGTCACCGTCGTGCTTCAGACCGAGGTCGCGCTCCTGTTCGTCGGCGCCGGGATCGCCGGCATCATTTATTACGGGTCGCTCCTGCGAGGGCGCCGGGCCCCGTCCGCGCCGATCCTGGCGCTGGTACCGCTCGCCGCGACCCCGCCGGCCGTGGCCGCGGCCGCGCCCGCGACCCTCGGCAAGCTCCTCGTCTTCTTCCTGAAGGCGGGCTCGCTCACGTTCGGCAGCGGGCTCGTCATCGTCCCGTTCCTCGAGACGGGGCTCGTCCACACGACGGGCTGGCTCGACGAGCGGCAGTTCCTCGTGGCGGTCGCGATGGGCATGCTGAGCCCGGGTCCCGTCGTGATCACCGCGACGTTCGTCGGCTACCTCGTCGCGGGGTTCTGGGGGTCCGTGGTCGCCACGGTCGGGATCTTCCTGCCCTCGTTCCTGCTCGTCCTCATCGTCGCGCCCATCCTCGTCCGCCATCGCGCGAACCCCAACGTCCAGGGCTTCGTGAAGGGCGCGTATGCGGCCGCGATCGGGACCATCCTCGGCGCCTGCGTCCTCCTCGGGAAGATCGCGGTGGGCGACTGGCTCACCGCGGTCGTCGGACTCGCCTGCCTGGGCGTGCTCTTCCGCTGGAAGGTGAGCAATCCGCTCCTGATCGCCGCGACCGCGCTCATCGGCCTCGTCGCGTTCCCGCTGCTCAAGCCGACGTGGGTGTTCGTGAAATGA
- a CDS encoding LemA family protein: MTIGGWIFLLVLVGLIVGFIAAYNKLVGLRQRSAEAWSDIDVQLKRRTDLVPNLVETVKGYAAHERGTLDAVVRARGAAVAAQTPEARAQAENALTGALRQLFALAEAYPDLKANQSFTQLQTSLGEIENAIQDSRRYYNAVVRDFNTAIDTVPTNFIASFFSFAKRQYFELDRQEDRQAPRVAFGS, from the coding sequence ATGACCATCGGCGGCTGGATCTTTCTCCTCGTCCTGGTCGGGCTGATCGTCGGCTTCATCGCGGCGTACAACAAGCTCGTCGGGCTCCGCCAGCGGTCGGCGGAGGCGTGGTCGGACATCGACGTGCAGCTCAAGCGCCGCACCGACCTCGTCCCGAACCTCGTCGAGACCGTCAAGGGCTATGCCGCCCACGAGCGGGGGACGCTCGACGCGGTCGTGCGCGCGCGGGGCGCCGCCGTGGCCGCGCAGACCCCCGAGGCGCGCGCGCAGGCGGAGAACGCGCTGACCGGCGCCCTCCGCCAGCTCTTCGCGCTGGCCGAGGCGTACCCCGACCTCAAGGCGAACCAGAGCTTCACGCAGCTCCAGACCTCGCTCGGGGAGATCGAGAACGCGATCCAGGACTCGCGCCGCTACTACAACGCCGTCGTGCGCGACTTCAACACGGCGATCGACACCGTGCCGACCAACTTCATCGCGTCCTTCTTCAGCTTCGCCAAGCGCCAGTACTTCGAGCTCGACAGACAAGAAGATCGCCAGGCGCCGCGCGTGGCCTTCGGGAGCTAG